The sequence CCACGATGGGCGTCGCGCTACTGTACTCGTTGGATACCGGCAGTACGGCAATGGCGACCAAGAAGATCCTCGGCTGAGGGTCCTGCGTCGATCACCACGCCTCGTCATCCATATATTAAGGAGTATGAATCATGGCATTTCCCACTTCAGTCAACAGCCAGATCACCGATTCGGTCTCGCAAGTCAACACGAAGGTACTGGGCGACGCGCCATCCGTCGCGATGGGCAACCTGTACGTGGCGACGAGCCAGGCGCTGTCGAACGCCGCCCACAACGCCACGAACAATCAGCAGCAATCGTACGTGACGATGCAGGCGTCCACCACGCAGGCCGTGTCCACGCTGCTGACGGTGGAAACGGGCACCACGGGCGCCGCCACCGCGGAAATCCTCGGCCTGAAATAACCACGCGTGACGCCCGCGGCCGACGCACCGGGGTACGCGGGCGCCGCGCGCGCCAGCCATCGAGTATTCCGCTGAACCGGTCTGCGCGATGCCCGAGCTCGCCGTAGGTCAAACGGCCGCAGTCGCGATGGCAATGACCTATCTCGCGATGGCCGACAGCCTCGGCATCGCGATGAGCAATGCCGTCGCCAATCAGCAGCGAGGCCAGGTCATCGCCGGCGCGGCCACGACTCAGGTTCTCGCCTTGATCATCGCAAAGGGAAGCCAACAGGGAAGCTAACCGTCATGAGCACCGATGACAGCTCCGTCAACAGTCAAATCGTCGACGCCGTCAGCAACGTCGTCACGCTGACGACCGGCCAAGCGCCGTCACAAGCGTTCGGCATGCTCGACGCCGTCTTGCTGGAGACGCTCGGCATGGCAATGCACAACGCGGTGAGCCGCCAGCAAAGCGCAGGCATGATCAATTCGGCCGCGCTGACGGCCGCGTGCGCGAAGATCCTCGCCGTGCCGTTCCCGGTCCCGCCGCCGCCTCCGCCGCCCGCGCCGACGCCGCCGCCCGACGTGCATCCGCTGCCGGGCCCCGACGAATCATTGTCGCCCGTTTCCGTCGTGGAGGCGGCCGTCAAGGAAGGCGAGACCGCGTTCGGTGAAGCCAAGGCCGCCCTCGACGAGCTGAAGGTATCGGCCGACACGGCCGCGCAGGACGCGGGCGACGCCGAGTATGCGCTGGATCAGTTCGCACAATCGGTCACGGCGGCCCTATCGAAGCCCGGCGGCGACACGCCGATCCACGGCGGATCGGGCGGCAAGAGCTGACGGGGTTCATGCGGATCGCTGAACAATTCAATACACCGAAGGAAATGTCATGGACCCCTCGAAGGTGAACTCTCAAGTCATCGACGTGATCAACCAGAGCCAGCTCGCGACGATGAGCCCGCAGGTGGTGCTGACGAGCGGCGCGGGCAAGGCCTACCAGTCGGTCGCCCAATCGACCGCGCTCGCGGTACAGGACGCGACCGACGCGCTGCGCAACATCACCACGATCGCGACGACGGCCGCCGGCGTGGCGATGGCGCAGTTCCTCGCCACCGGCAAGCCGCAATACGCGGCGGCGCTCACCCAGGCGCAGGACATGATGAAGTCCGCGACCGACGACTACGCGAAGATCGGCACGGTCGCCGCGACCGTGCTCAAGGGCTTCCCGGCGGGCTGAAGCGGACGGTATGCACCCGCAGTCCGACCAAGGAGCATTGCCATGACCGTATCCGTTGCCGGCAAGTTGATACCGCAGCCCGACGCGCTGTCCGATATCGGAAAGCGGGCGCTCGAGTTCGTCGACGGCGGCACCGAGTGGCTCGACTGG comes from Burkholderia savannae and encodes:
- a CDS encoding RebB family R body protein yields the protein MPELAVGQTAAVAMAMTYLAMADSLGIAMSNAVANQQRGQVIAGAATTQVLALIIAKGSQQGS
- a CDS encoding RebB family R body protein: MSTDDSSVNSQIVDAVSNVVTLTTGQAPSQAFGMLDAVLLETLGMAMHNAVSRQQSAGMINSAALTAACAKILAVPFPVPPPPPPPAPTPPPDVHPLPGPDESLSPVSVVEAAVKEGETAFGEAKAALDELKVSADTAAQDAGDAEYALDQFAQSVTAALSKPGGDTPIHGGSGGKS
- a CDS encoding RebB family R body protein, producing the protein MAFPTSVNSQITDSVSQVNTKVLGDAPSVAMGNLYVATSQALSNAAHNATNNQQQSYVTMQASTTQAVSTLLTVETGTTGAATAEILGLK